The following are encoded in a window of Scleropages formosus chromosome 7, fSclFor1.1, whole genome shotgun sequence genomic DNA:
- the zwilch gene encoding protein zwilch homolog, which translates to MSAEIKVNAHAFMSFLRHCQDEGSSEIYQREIQIRVVHGLNIPLQNIRMPVFVCEKVAFPCQTDDTTEVSESEEQTEPLEELCTRGLTIMKARQLLSLFVISQNPAISQGVKPVLHPLWVRCDMLDSEVTIWLGAEAIHNGSKVTAVKLHSITCKGPSTAKCPFVRLDELKQLHSERHHSCMMVTRGFAKYNLFGSTVVENTVIESQSSVTVDFRWNNVKSILQTPPLSSTATLNIKVASGDIRSPLYQFYKELEFVQILADGLRTGVTEWVEPLEATSAVELTRALIEDLQDKAKTMENKAINASEMQKSRNEQSVENTMFNTLLTQRGDLDFVEQLWVKMRRSVTSYQDIVDCLQLVIKALKYGDIKPWIHRDSSSSLSKLVLQSYSAQLEPVSLTGLVPVHMLLEMGLDKMRKDYINYLISQELATLKGLSYYINTEVDLQEQVVRVRKLHHLLEMVVTCSTFLGLTYEHLFVLTQSCLQYYEVNPYNEDHNFQLQIRPAVISSLCQRENLLTWGVEVSSGQGSREVKTSLQLTDRSPVEHLPSDITEFPFETTVNGECEEQAYFVTTASCSLLSFV; encoded by the exons atgtcagctgagATAAAAGTTAATGCCCACGCGTTTATGAGTTTTCTGAG GCACTGCCAAGATGAAGGCAGCTCCGAGATATACCAG AGAGAGATTCAAATCAGAGTGGTCCATGGGCTGAATATACCTCTACAAAACATCAGAATgccagtttttgtgtgtgagaaagtg GCTTTTCCATGTCAGACTGATGACACCACTGAGGTCTCCGAGTCTGAGGAGCAAACTGAACCCTTGGAAGAATTATGTACCCGTGGTTTGACCATCATGAAAGCGAG GCAGCTGCTGTCTCTATTTGTGATTTCGCAGAACCCTGCCATTTCTCAAGGGGTTAAACCAGTCCTGCACCCTCTGTGGGTGCGCTGTGACATGTTAGACTCTGAGGTTACCATCTGGCTGGGTGCAGAGGCTATTCACAATGGCAGCAAGGTCACTGCAGTCAAGTTGCATAGTATCACCTGTAAAG GTCCATCTACAGCGAAATGTCCATTTGTCAGGTTAGatgaactgaaacaactacacaGCGAGAGGCACCATTCATGTATG ATGGTGACGAGGGGATTTGCTAAGTACAACCTTTTTGGGTCCACGGTAGTTGAGAACACAGTGATTGAGTCGCAGAGCAGCGTGACGGTGGACTTCAGATGGAACAATGTCAAGAGCATCCTGCAGACTCCACCACTGTCCTCTACTGCTACACTG AACATAAAGGTGGCCAGTGGAGACATAAGAAGCCCCTTGTACCAGTTTTACAAGGAGCTGGAATTCGTCCAA ATTTTAGCAGATGGTCTGAGAACAGGAGTCACAGAGTGGGTGGAGCCATTGGAGGCCACTTCAGCTGTGGAGCTCACTAGAGCACTCATAGAAG atctGCAGGATAAAGCAAAGACTATGGAGAATAAAGCTATAAATGCCAGTGAG ATGCAGAAGTCGAGAAATGAGCAATCAGTAGAAAACACCATGTTTAATACACTTCTCACACAACGAGGAGACTTGGATTTTGTGGAACAGTTATGGGTGAAAATGAGGAGGA GTGTGACTTCATATCAAGACATTGTAGATTGTTTACAGTTGGTTATAAAAGCATTGAAATATGGTGATATCAAACCATGG ATCCACAGAGACAGCAGTAGCTCTCTCAGCAAGCTGGTGCTGCAGTCATATAGTGCACAGCTGGAGCCTGTGTCCCTCACAGGTTTGGTACCGGTCCACATGCTGCTGGAGATGGGCCTGGACAAGATGCGCAAGGACTATATCAACTATCTTATCA gTCAAGAACTAGCAACACTGAAAGGCTTG AGCTACTATATCAACACAGAGGTGGACCTGCAGGAGCAAGTGGTACGTGTGAGGAAATTGCACCATTTGCTAGAGATGGTGGTGACCTGCAGCACATTCCTTGGGCTGACTTACGAGCATCTCTTTGTTCTGACACA GTCTTGTTTGCAGTACTATGAGGTGAATCCGTACAACGAAGACCACAACTTCCAGCTGCAAATCAGACCTGCAGTGATCAGTAGCTTGTGTCAGAG GGAGAATCTCCTCACCTGGGGAGTTGAAGTGTCAAGTGGCCAGGGCTCTAGAGAGGTCAAGACTTCCTTGCAACTCACTGACAGATCACCTGTAGAACACCTGCCTTCTGATATTACAG agttCCCCTTTGAAACAACTGTCAATGGTGAATGTGAAGAGCAAGCCTATTTTGTGACCACAGCTAGCTGCAGCCTTCTCAGTTTTGTATGA